In the genome of Epinephelus lanceolatus isolate andai-2023 chromosome 18, ASM4190304v1, whole genome shotgun sequence, one region contains:
- the mapk8ip3 gene encoding C-Jun-amino-terminal kinase-interacting protein 3 isoform X23, which translates to MMELQIDEVVYQDDYGPGSVMSERVSGLANSIYREFERLIRSYDEEVVKELMPLVVNVLENLDAVLTENQEHEVELELLKEDNEQLITQYEREKALRKQAEEKFIEFEDALEAEKKDLQIQVEFLELQAKQQELKTKNYSDQITRLEERESDMKKEYNALHQRHTEMIQTYVEHIERSKMQQAGSNSQSEGPGCGRTQRHTWRKSKAERPPSLSLYPSGESMEDGSESDSVAATPSSTGSKSNTPTSSVPSATVTPINEGFLPQSEFDGMRAGNRRKSAKRLSRNMEVQVSQETRNVSIGMGSSDEWSEFQEIIDSTPVLDMCVDPRVYGGGNSPSQGIVNEAFGINTDSLYHEIKDAKSDIIGDVDAGAELLGEFSVRDDFFGMGKEVENLLTENKQLLETKNALNIVKNDLIAKVDELSGEQEVLREELEAVRQSKNKVDARVKELEEELKRLRAEALGASRDSKDEGGDDFSSPMQDGDMTMTQRRRFTRVEMARVLMERNQYKERLMELQEAVRWTEMIRASRESPQIQEKKKSTIWQFFARLFSSSSSPPPVKRPYYSVNIHYKSPSPAGFSQRRSHTMCQISTSNRTLEFFPEDDSALLARREQRREQYRQVREHMRRDDGIMQACGWSVPSRFKQTGGQTDSAQDSPLKRQQTTNEKEDNRMKNVPVPVYCRPLVEKDPNRKLWCAAGVDLTGWKASSLELVPTKAPPGSSDPLHAEENGAGKKSSHNSPEKRKSKELQETDTMSSRVWILTSTHSASKVVIIDANQPGSLVDQFNVCNAHVLCISSVPAASESDYPAGEIVLDPGDGGAGGGGEDTGSVEGMLAGITLVGCATNCSVARSNCSSRTDTPIMDKGQAPTAPPMNGKIHPAQSAEEATEATEVTESTASQAGLRSGPPGPFTEHVFTDPQPRPADASDRSTGQSKEETSQPPESEDGGEESKNYTSVAPTMWLGAQNGWLYVHSAVGNWKKCLHSIKLKDSVLSLVHVKGRVLVALADGTLAIFHRSEDGQWDLSNYHLMDLGRPHHSIRCMAVVHDKVWCGYKNKIHVIQPKSMQIEKSFDAHPRRESQVRQLAWIGDGVWVSIRLDSTLRLYHAHTHQHLQDVDIEPYVSKMLGTGKLGFSFVRITALLIGGNRLWVGTGNGVIISIPLTETVVLHRGQLLGLRANKVSPTSSGGVIHVYGDDGSEKSTGSFIPYCSMAQAQLCFHGHRDAVKFFVSVPGNVLATLNGSVLDSPSEGQGSTAPQETEAQSVQNVLVLSGGEGYIDFRIGDGEDDETEEGNNDGTSQIKPALCKAERSHIIVWQVSYIPE; encoded by the exons ATGATGGAGCTGCAGATAGACGAGGTGGTCTACCAGGACGACTACGGCCCCGGCTCCGTCATGTCGGAGCGGGTGTCCGGTTTGGCCAACAGCATCTACCGGGAGTTCGAGCGGCTGATCCGCAGCTATGACGAGGAGGTGGTGAAGGAGCTGATGCCGCTGGTGGTGAACGTCCTGGAGAACCTGGACGCGGTGCTGACGGAGAACCAGGAGCACGAagtggagctggagctgctgaaggaggaCAACGAGCAGCTCATCACCCAGTACGAAAGGGAGAAAGCGCTTCGCAAGCAGGCGGAGGAG AAATTCATTGAATTTGAGGATGCGTTGGAAGCTGAGAAGAAGGACCTGCAGATACAGGTGGAGTTTCTGGAGCTGCAGGCGAAACAGCAGGAACTCAAGACAAAGAACTATTCTGACCAGA tCACTCGGTTGGAAGAACGAGAATCAGACATGAAGAAAGAGTACAATGCTCTGCACCAGCGCCACACTGAG ATGATCCAGACATACGTTGAGCACATAGAGCGGTCCAAAATGCAGCAGGCGGGCagcaacagccaatcagaaggcCCCGGCTGTGGACGAAC tCAACGCCACACATGGAGGAAAAG CAAAGCGGAGCGCCCGCCTTCATTGAGCCTGTACCCCAGCGGCGAGAGCATG GAGGATGGGTCAGAGTCAGACTCAGTGGCGGCCACACCCAGCAGCACAGGGAGCAAGTCCAACACACCCACCTCCTCCGTCCCCTCCGCCACTGTCACACCCATCAACGAGGGCTTCCTCCCGCAATCCGAGTTTGATGGGATGCGGGCTGGGAACCGCAGGAAAAGTGCCAAGCGGCTCAGCCGGAATATGGAGGTGCAGGTTTCCCAGGAAACCAGGAATGTCAGCATCG GTATGGGAAGCAGTGATGAGTGGTCTGAGTTTCAGGAGATCATAGATTCAACCCCTGTGCTGGACATGTGTGTGGACCCCCGTGTGTACGGAGGGGGAAATAG tcccTCCCAAGGCATTGTGAACGAGGCCTTCGGCATCAACACCGACTCACTCTACCACGAGATCAAAGACGCCAAGTCGGACATCATCGGAGATGTAGATGCAGGCGCAGAGCTGCTAG GCGAGTTCTCAG TCCGTGATGATTTCTTCG GGATGGGTAAGGAGGTGGAGAACCTGCTGACAGAGAACAAACAGCTCCTAGAGACCaa AAATGCTCTCAACATAGTGAAAAATGACCTTATTGCCAAAGTGGACGAGCTGTCGGGGGAGCAGGAGGTACTGAGGGAGGAGCTGGAGGCTGTGAGGCAGTCCAAGAACAAGGTGGATGCCCGAGTCAAGGAGCTGGAGGAAGAACTCAAGAG GTTAAGAGCAGAGGCTCTTGGTGCATCTCGGGACTCCAAGGATGAAGGAGGTGATGAT TTTTCATCACCCATGCAGGACGGCGACATGACGATGACACAGCGGCGGCGGTTCACCCGGGTAGAGATGGCCCGCGTGCTGATGGAGAGGAATCAGTACAAGGAGAGACTGATGGAGCTGCAGGAGGCCGTACGGTGGACAGAAATGATCAG GGCATCTCGGGAGAGTCCTCAAATCCAAGAGAAAAAGAAGTCCACCATCTGGCAGTT CTTTGCACGTCTCTTCAGCTCATCATCTAGTCCTCCCCCTGTCAAGCGGCCGTACTACAGCGTCAACATCCACTACAAGTCACCCTCACCGGCTGGTTTCTCTCAGCGACGCAGCCACACCATGTGTCAGATCTCCACCTCCAACCGCACGCTGGAGTTCTTCCCTGAAGA TGACTCGGCACTGTTGGCCCGCCGAGAGCAGCGGCGTGAACAGTACCGGCAGGTCCGCGAGCACATGCGCCGCGATGATGGCATCATGCAGGCCTGTGGCTGGAGTGTGCCATCTCGCTTCAAAcag ACTGGTGGTCAGACGGACAGCGCTCAGGACAGCCCACTGAAGAGACAACAG ACCACTAACGAGAAGGAGGACAACCGCATGAAGAACGTGCCCGTCCCAGTGTACTGTCGTCCTCTGGTAGAGAAGGACCCCAACAGGAAG ttGTGGTGTGCAGCTGGGGTGGACCTGACAGGATGGAAGGCCAGCAGCCTGGAGTTGGTACCAACCAAAGCACCGCCAGGCAGCAGCGACCCCCTGCACGCTGAGGAGAATGGAGCTGGGAAGAAGAGCAGCCACAACTCCCCAGAGAAGAGGAAG TCGAAGGAGCTCCAGGAAACGGACACCATGAGCAGTCGAGTGTGGATCCTCACCAGCACCCACTCTGCCAGCAAGGTGGTCATCATCGACGCCAACCAGCCGGGCTCACTGGTTGACCAGTTCAACGTCTGCAACGCCCACGTACTCTGCATCTCCAGTGTGCCAG CTGCCAGTGAGAGCGACTATCCAGCCGGAGAGATCGTGTTAGATCCCGGTGATGGTGGAGCAGGGGGCGGGGGCGAGGACACTGGCAGTGTGGAGGGCATGCTGGCTGGTATCACTCTTGTCGGTTGTGCCACCAACTGCAGCGTTGCCCGTAGCAACTGCTCCTCACGCACTGACACGCCCATAATGGACAAAGGACAAG CCCCCACAGCTCCACCCATGAATGGGAAGATTCACCCTGCCCAGTCGGCCGAGGAGGCCACAGAGGCCACTGAGGTTACTGAGTCAACAGCCAGCCAGGCAGGGCTGAGATCTGGACCTCCAGGACCGTTTACTGAGCACGTCTTCACCGACCCTCAGCCTCGTCCAGCAGATGCCTCTGACAG GAGCACAGGTCAATCCAAAGAGGAAACTTCTCAGCCtccagagtcagaggacggaggTGAAGAGAGCAAGAACTACACCAGCGTGGCTCCCACTATGTGGCTCGGGGCCCAGAACGGCTG GCTCTACGTCCACTCTGCAGTTGGAAACTGGAAGAAGTGCCTCCACTCCATCAAACTCAAAGACTCTGTGCTCAGTCTTGT ACATGTGAAAGGTCGTGTGCTGGTTGCCCTCGCTGACGGGACCCTCGCCATATTCCATAGATCAGAAG ATGGCCAGTGGGATTTGTCAAACTACCATCTAATGGACCTTGGTCGACCTCATCACTCCATCCGCTGCATGGCTGTGGTCCATGACAAGGTTTGGTGCGGCTACAAGAACAAGATCCACGTCATCCAGCCCAAGAGCATGCAGATCGAG AAGTCCTTCGATGCCCATCCTCGCAGGGAGAGTCAGGTGCGGCAGCTAGCATGGATCGGTGATGGTGTCTGGGTGTCGATCCGGCTCGACTCGACCTTACGTCTctaccatgcacacacacaccagcacctcCAGGATGTTGATATTGAGCCATATGTCAGCAAGATGCTGG GTACTGGCAAGCTGGGCTTCTCTTTTGTGCGAATCACAGcacttctgattggtggaaaTCGTCTCTGGGTAGGAACTGGAAACGGCGTGATCATCTCCATCCCTTTAACAGAGA CGGTGGTCCTTCACCGGGGACAACTCCTTGGTTTGAGGG CCAATAAGGTGTCTCCTACATCATCTGGCGGAGTGATCCATGTGTACGGTGATGACGGCTCTGAGAAGAGCACTGGCAGCTTCATCCCCTACTGCTCCATGGCACAAGCCCAGCTCTGTTTCCATGGACACCGCGATGCTGTCAAGTTCTTCGTCTCTGTACCCG gCAATGTTCTGGCCACGTTAAACGGCAGTGTGCTGGACAGTCCGTCGGAGGGGCagggctcaacagcgccccaaGAGACGGAGGCCCAGAGTGTTCAAAATGTATTGGTGCTTAGCGGAGGAGAGGGCTACATCGACTTCCGTATAG GAGATGGAGAGGATGATGAGACAGAGGAAGGAAACAACGATGGAACTTCGCAGATAAAACCTGCTTTGTGTAAAGCAGAGCGGAGCCACATCATCGTCTGGCAGGTGTCTTACATACCTGAGTGA
- the mapk8ip3 gene encoding C-Jun-amino-terminal kinase-interacting protein 3 isoform X19: protein MMELQIDEVVYQDDYGPGSVMSERVSGLANSIYREFERLIRSYDEEVVKELMPLVVNVLENLDAVLTENQEHEVELELLKEDNEQLITQYEREKALRKQAEEKFIEFEDALEAEKKDLQIQVEFLELQAKQQELKTKNYSDQITRLEERESDMKKEYNALHQRHTEMIQTYVEHIERSKMQQAGSNSQSEGPGCGRTQRHTWRKSKAERPPSLSLYPSGESMEDGSESDSVAATPSSTGSKSNTPTSSVPSATVTPINEGFLPQSEFDGMRAGNRRKSAKRLSRNMEVQVSQETRNVSIGMGSSDEWSEFQEIIDSTPVLDMCVDPRVYGGGNSPSQGIVNEAFGINTDSLYHEIKDAKSDIIGDVDAGAELLGEFSVRDDFFGMGKEVENLLTENKQLLETKNALNIVKNDLIAKVDELSGEQEVLREELEAVRQSKNKVDARVKELEEELKRLRAEALGASRDSKDEGGDDFSSPMQDGDMTMTQRRRFTRVEMARVLMERNQYKERLMELQEAVRWTEMIRASRESPQIQEKKKSTIWQFFARLFSSSSSPPPVKRPYYSVNIHYKSPSPAGFSQRRSHTMCQISTSNRTLEFFPEELASNGVASLLSDSALLARREQRREQYRQVREHMRRDDGIMQACGWSVPSRFKQTGGQTDSAQDSPLKRQQTTNEKEDNRMKNVPVPVYCRPLVEKDPNRKLWCAAGVDLTGWKASSLELVPTKAPPGSSDPLHAEENGAGKKSSHNSPEKRKSKELQETDTMSSRVWILTSTHSASKVVIIDANQPGSLVDQFNVCNAHVLCISSVPAASESDYPAGEIVLDPGDGGAGGGGEDTGSVEGMLAGITLVGCATNCSVARSNCSSRTDTPIMDKGQAPTAPPMNGKIHPAQSAEEATEATEVTESTASQAGLRSGPPGPFTEHVFTDPQPRPADASDRSTGQSKEETSQPPESEDGGEESKNYTSVAPTMWLGAQNGWLYVHSAVGNWKKCLHSIKLKDSVLSLVHVKGRVLVALADGTLAIFHRSEDGQWDLSNYHLMDLGRPHHSIRCMAVVHDKVWCGYKNKIHVIQPKSMQIEKSFDAHPRRESQVRQLAWIGDGVWVSIRLDSTLRLYHAHTHQHLQDVDIEPYVSKMLGTGKLGFSFVRITALLIGGNRLWVGTGNGVIISIPLTETVVLHRGQLLGLRANKVSPTSSGGVIHVYGDDGSEKSTGSFIPYCSMAQAQLCFHGHRDAVKFFVSVPGNVLATLNGSVLDSPSEGQGSTAPQETEAQSVQNVLVLSGGEGYIDFRIGDGEDDETEEGNNDGTSQIKPALCKAERSHIIVWQVSYIPE from the exons ATGATGGAGCTGCAGATAGACGAGGTGGTCTACCAGGACGACTACGGCCCCGGCTCCGTCATGTCGGAGCGGGTGTCCGGTTTGGCCAACAGCATCTACCGGGAGTTCGAGCGGCTGATCCGCAGCTATGACGAGGAGGTGGTGAAGGAGCTGATGCCGCTGGTGGTGAACGTCCTGGAGAACCTGGACGCGGTGCTGACGGAGAACCAGGAGCACGAagtggagctggagctgctgaaggaggaCAACGAGCAGCTCATCACCCAGTACGAAAGGGAGAAAGCGCTTCGCAAGCAGGCGGAGGAG AAATTCATTGAATTTGAGGATGCGTTGGAAGCTGAGAAGAAGGACCTGCAGATACAGGTGGAGTTTCTGGAGCTGCAGGCGAAACAGCAGGAACTCAAGACAAAGAACTATTCTGACCAGA tCACTCGGTTGGAAGAACGAGAATCAGACATGAAGAAAGAGTACAATGCTCTGCACCAGCGCCACACTGAG ATGATCCAGACATACGTTGAGCACATAGAGCGGTCCAAAATGCAGCAGGCGGGCagcaacagccaatcagaaggcCCCGGCTGTGGACGAAC tCAACGCCACACATGGAGGAAAAG CAAAGCGGAGCGCCCGCCTTCATTGAGCCTGTACCCCAGCGGCGAGAGCATG GAGGATGGGTCAGAGTCAGACTCAGTGGCGGCCACACCCAGCAGCACAGGGAGCAAGTCCAACACACCCACCTCCTCCGTCCCCTCCGCCACTGTCACACCCATCAACGAGGGCTTCCTCCCGCAATCCGAGTTTGATGGGATGCGGGCTGGGAACCGCAGGAAAAGTGCCAAGCGGCTCAGCCGGAATATGGAGGTGCAGGTTTCCCAGGAAACCAGGAATGTCAGCATCG GTATGGGAAGCAGTGATGAGTGGTCTGAGTTTCAGGAGATCATAGATTCAACCCCTGTGCTGGACATGTGTGTGGACCCCCGTGTGTACGGAGGGGGAAATAG tcccTCCCAAGGCATTGTGAACGAGGCCTTCGGCATCAACACCGACTCACTCTACCACGAGATCAAAGACGCCAAGTCGGACATCATCGGAGATGTAGATGCAGGCGCAGAGCTGCTAG GCGAGTTCTCAG TCCGTGATGATTTCTTCG GGATGGGTAAGGAGGTGGAGAACCTGCTGACAGAGAACAAACAGCTCCTAGAGACCaa AAATGCTCTCAACATAGTGAAAAATGACCTTATTGCCAAAGTGGACGAGCTGTCGGGGGAGCAGGAGGTACTGAGGGAGGAGCTGGAGGCTGTGAGGCAGTCCAAGAACAAGGTGGATGCCCGAGTCAAGGAGCTGGAGGAAGAACTCAAGAG GTTAAGAGCAGAGGCTCTTGGTGCATCTCGGGACTCCAAGGATGAAGGAGGTGATGAT TTTTCATCACCCATGCAGGACGGCGACATGACGATGACACAGCGGCGGCGGTTCACCCGGGTAGAGATGGCCCGCGTGCTGATGGAGAGGAATCAGTACAAGGAGAGACTGATGGAGCTGCAGGAGGCCGTACGGTGGACAGAAATGATCAG GGCATCTCGGGAGAGTCCTCAAATCCAAGAGAAAAAGAAGTCCACCATCTGGCAGTT CTTTGCACGTCTCTTCAGCTCATCATCTAGTCCTCCCCCTGTCAAGCGGCCGTACTACAGCGTCAACATCCACTACAAGTCACCCTCACCGGCTGGTTTCTCTCAGCGACGCAGCCACACCATGTGTCAGATCTCCACCTCCAACCGCACGCTGGAGTTCTTCCCTGAAGA ACTGGCCAGTAACGGTGTTGCGTCTCTCCTCAGTGACTCGGCACTGTTGGCCCGCCGAGAGCAGCGGCGTGAACAGTACCGGCAGGTCCGCGAGCACATGCGCCGCGATGATGGCATCATGCAGGCCTGTGGCTGGAGTGTGCCATCTCGCTTCAAAcag ACTGGTGGTCAGACGGACAGCGCTCAGGACAGCCCACTGAAGAGACAACAG ACCACTAACGAGAAGGAGGACAACCGCATGAAGAACGTGCCCGTCCCAGTGTACTGTCGTCCTCTGGTAGAGAAGGACCCCAACAGGAAG ttGTGGTGTGCAGCTGGGGTGGACCTGACAGGATGGAAGGCCAGCAGCCTGGAGTTGGTACCAACCAAAGCACCGCCAGGCAGCAGCGACCCCCTGCACGCTGAGGAGAATGGAGCTGGGAAGAAGAGCAGCCACAACTCCCCAGAGAAGAGGAAG TCGAAGGAGCTCCAGGAAACGGACACCATGAGCAGTCGAGTGTGGATCCTCACCAGCACCCACTCTGCCAGCAAGGTGGTCATCATCGACGCCAACCAGCCGGGCTCACTGGTTGACCAGTTCAACGTCTGCAACGCCCACGTACTCTGCATCTCCAGTGTGCCAG CTGCCAGTGAGAGCGACTATCCAGCCGGAGAGATCGTGTTAGATCCCGGTGATGGTGGAGCAGGGGGCGGGGGCGAGGACACTGGCAGTGTGGAGGGCATGCTGGCTGGTATCACTCTTGTCGGTTGTGCCACCAACTGCAGCGTTGCCCGTAGCAACTGCTCCTCACGCACTGACACGCCCATAATGGACAAAGGACAAG CCCCCACAGCTCCACCCATGAATGGGAAGATTCACCCTGCCCAGTCGGCCGAGGAGGCCACAGAGGCCACTGAGGTTACTGAGTCAACAGCCAGCCAGGCAGGGCTGAGATCTGGACCTCCAGGACCGTTTACTGAGCACGTCTTCACCGACCCTCAGCCTCGTCCAGCAGATGCCTCTGACAG GAGCACAGGTCAATCCAAAGAGGAAACTTCTCAGCCtccagagtcagaggacggaggTGAAGAGAGCAAGAACTACACCAGCGTGGCTCCCACTATGTGGCTCGGGGCCCAGAACGGCTG GCTCTACGTCCACTCTGCAGTTGGAAACTGGAAGAAGTGCCTCCACTCCATCAAACTCAAAGACTCTGTGCTCAGTCTTGT ACATGTGAAAGGTCGTGTGCTGGTTGCCCTCGCTGACGGGACCCTCGCCATATTCCATAGATCAGAAG ATGGCCAGTGGGATTTGTCAAACTACCATCTAATGGACCTTGGTCGACCTCATCACTCCATCCGCTGCATGGCTGTGGTCCATGACAAGGTTTGGTGCGGCTACAAGAACAAGATCCACGTCATCCAGCCCAAGAGCATGCAGATCGAG AAGTCCTTCGATGCCCATCCTCGCAGGGAGAGTCAGGTGCGGCAGCTAGCATGGATCGGTGATGGTGTCTGGGTGTCGATCCGGCTCGACTCGACCTTACGTCTctaccatgcacacacacaccagcacctcCAGGATGTTGATATTGAGCCATATGTCAGCAAGATGCTGG GTACTGGCAAGCTGGGCTTCTCTTTTGTGCGAATCACAGcacttctgattggtggaaaTCGTCTCTGGGTAGGAACTGGAAACGGCGTGATCATCTCCATCCCTTTAACAGAGA CGGTGGTCCTTCACCGGGGACAACTCCTTGGTTTGAGGG CCAATAAGGTGTCTCCTACATCATCTGGCGGAGTGATCCATGTGTACGGTGATGACGGCTCTGAGAAGAGCACTGGCAGCTTCATCCCCTACTGCTCCATGGCACAAGCCCAGCTCTGTTTCCATGGACACCGCGATGCTGTCAAGTTCTTCGTCTCTGTACCCG gCAATGTTCTGGCCACGTTAAACGGCAGTGTGCTGGACAGTCCGTCGGAGGGGCagggctcaacagcgccccaaGAGACGGAGGCCCAGAGTGTTCAAAATGTATTGGTGCTTAGCGGAGGAGAGGGCTACATCGACTTCCGTATAG GAGATGGAGAGGATGATGAGACAGAGGAAGGAAACAACGATGGAACTTCGCAGATAAAACCTGCTTTGTGTAAAGCAGAGCGGAGCCACATCATCGTCTGGCAGGTGTCTTACATACCTGAGTGA